Below is a genomic region from Neurospora crassa OR74A linkage group VII, whole genome shotgun sequence.
CCAGTGCCTCCTTCGTCAACCCCAACGTCTTCAACAAACTCTGCaaatcccccccccccccccccccccttctccttttctttccgtcTCTTCTTTCGCCAATCTCCCCAAGCTCACACCggcctccatcttctcaaaAATATTCAAGGAAGGGTCAAAGAGCCCGTTGCTGCAAATCACAAATTGCTTTACATCGTCATGAGAACGCCATCTCGCCCGGCTCCTTGGTTGATTGAGGAAATGACGGAACTGTACGTAAAACAGCCGATAAAGAAGCGACAACATGTTAAGGGTGAGAGTCAAACTGTCTTATCAATTTCTTTGGTCATACAAAGAGCACGTCGTCCATCACATGATTCACATCGTACCTTGAGTTCAGGACTCTATAATACTCCAGAGGTGATCATCCCAACATGAATCATATCTGTCGAGACAAGCCTGAAGTTTAGGGATCGATCGATGGTGGTACTAGATTCTGAAGATAATTTGCGCTTGTTCGTCATATCTTGACCGATGTGTCCTTTGTTACGCCCTGCAGACACTTTCCCTTTGGTACTTACCGATAGGGGGACAAGCGCAAAGAATCTTTCTTCTGGACAGAGCAAGGAAAGATGTATCACTCTACAGTAATAATCCAAAGCCAAAAACCGATGTTGACATCTGGCTGTGTAGCATTGTCAGGGTCTACCCATTCTTATCGCCAACGCCCATCGATTTCTGCAAACGCCCGTTTTTTGAGCCTCATTTTTTTTGTGTTCGGAGACTCCGACCACATCTATTGACCCCCACATGACCAGTATCATCCCGCCGCGCGCCTGAAAGCAATGAGTGAGCCATTTCGGTTCCAACGACAAACAGTGAGCGGTTGGGCTGACCGGATGAGCCTGCTATGACATGGGCTATCTAGCTTGGTAGGACTGCTGTCTTACCAGGACACTTGCGAAACACTCTTTCCCGGTGAACTGCTGTCATCAAGCGATATCGCAGAGGCTGTGACCAAACATCAGATCAAAACCCCCTCCAACTGTTGGAGCATCGATGTGGAGAGGTAAGTCGTGACCTGACACCGGTCGATCGCTGGCCCTTGAGCACGAACCTTTGGCACATCATTTTGAATTCCTCCTTGAAAGTATTTTAAGACGACTAAACTTGATTTCTTCGCAAAATCAGGTATCCTTCTCTCTGACGCTCAACATCCAAAAACGAGAAAGAAACGCAAACCCATACAGCCCAAGTCAAGCACGGAAAGAGCACACACACCACAATATGGGCTCCGTTGACGCGAACAAGAAGCTGCAAGTGCTCCTCGTGGGCTCGGGAGGCATTGGTACCATGGTTGCCTACGCCCTCGAGAAAGGAGGCAAAGCCGAGGTAGCCGCGGTTCTTCGGTCCAACTTTGAGGCTGTCTTCGAGAATGGCTTTACCATTCATTCGGTCGACCACGGTGAAGTCAGGGACTGGCGTCCAACTTCAAGTCAGTCCTTCCACGCATTAAACTCTCTTCCAGCACCGTAAGCTCACATTCGTGCAGTTCTTGATAGTATCCCCTCTGTCAATGAGGAGTCATGGAGAGCCCCTTACGACTACGTCATCGTAGCCACCAAGAACATACCCGACATCCCGCCTCAAATCACTGATATCATCGCACCTGCCATTACGCCCGGCCACACTgccatcgtcctcatccaaAACGGTCTCAACATCGAGCGTCCCTTTTTCTCCGCCTTCCCCGCCAACCCCATCCTTTCCGGCATCACCTTTAGCGGCGCCATCGAGTCACCCCCAGgcaccatcaaccaccacaaccacgaaCGCACCTTCATCGGCGTCTTCGACAACCCTATCGCAACCTCATACAGCCAAAAATCCAGGGCCATTgccgccgcccgccgcctcGTCGACGCCTACACCGCCTGCGGCCCCGAGGTTGACTGCACCTACGAGCCGGACGTGGCTTACTCCCGCTGGCGTAAGCTGCTGTACAACGCCTCGTACAATGGCGTGGCCGCAATCTTGGGCATGGACACGTCGCGCATGCGCTTCACCGAGCACATCATCGACGACTTGATTCGGCCGTTGATGCAGGAGATTCGAGCGACGGCGAAAGCGGCGGCCGGCGTGGAGCTCGAGGAGAAGCTGATCGAGACCATGATCACGGCGGACGGGTATGATAAGTTCTTTAAACCGAGCATGCTGCAAGATGTGGAGAAGGGTAGGTTTATCGAGTTTGAGAACCTCGTGGGCGAACCGCTCAGGGAGGCAGAGAGGGTTGGGGTGGAGACGCCGACGCTTAAGGTTGTCTATGGATTGTTGAAGGGTCTGCAATTTAAGGCAAGAGAAAGATACTTGGAGGATATGGTGGTGCCGCGGAGTGGTGAGGGATTGAGGTATGGAGGTTTTGAGAAGTCTTAGAAGTCAGGGCATGAAATCCTGGGCTTCGGAAACGCATTCGGAACTGGTGACTGGGTGTCTGAGGGAAGGAAGATGACGGGTCATATTGACATGAAATGAAAATTCAGAGAAGGAAATACGAGGAGACACGCAGACATAGGACATTCAGAGAGGAAAAAAGCTGAGAGCATAATCCTTACATCCGCAACTCAAAAGGGAACCGAAACGAAGTTCATGAAATCGATATATTATCAAACGTCATCACCAAAGACGTACGGACTGCTAACCGCTACTGGGCGTTCTAAACAAGGAAAAATGTTAACTCACTAATGACATGAACAGACCTTATAACGCCTGGTATGAGCGCTCTCAGCCCCCGTCCACGACATCTACTCCAGGCTCTCCCACTGCATAAGCTGATTCATAAAATACGCCTCGTCGTAAGGTGCACAGAACCGCAAATCCACCTCGTGACTGTTCAGAGGGTAGACAAGACTTATGTAGACACCGTTGGGCCCGACAACGGAGAAGACTTTGAGACAGAAGCCCTGGCGCTCTGCTTCTTTCTCGCCAAGCCGACGCCTCGCTTCCGCTCCCTTTTCAAACTCGTCCATGGCGGTGCTGAATTGATGCGAGCGGGCAACGGTTACGCGGCGCCACTTGTCGTCTTCCAAGTCACGGCAGAGATAGGAGACCGAATTGCTGTTGTGGGTGATCATGTGTAGGACTCTATAACGGTCATCAAGAACGTCGCCTATATTGACAACCTTGCGGTGAGACGCACCTTGACGAGGGAATCTACTGTTTTCGATTTGGGGTTGCGTTGCGGCGCTATGGGCCGCCGCTCTGTGGCCGTTACTGACTGAGTAGGGCATCTTGTTAGTGTAGAAGAATCGGACAATGGATAACGGGCTCGCGTTTGATGGTATTGAGGCGGCCGGGTGTGCGAGATGATAGCGTTTAACAACGAACAAGGCGGGAAGTCAAATTGAGAGACACGAGATCGAGCTTTATAGATTCCATGTCAGCAGGACAGGAGAGTCGAGATGAACAATGGCTCGCCAACAAGAGTCGTCTTCTTTGTGTGTGTTGTTCACAAAGTCGCCCATTGTTCAAGAGAGTGCTTCAGAATACGGGATTCAAAGGGGCAATGCTAAGTTggtgaaaaaagaaaaaaagaggacaAAGGAGGAAGCAGGATGAACaagggaaggagaaagaagaagaaggcacaAAAAGATATTTCCCCTCGACCGGAATCGAGCCGGTGACCTTTCGGTATACAATCATTCAATTACAGC
It encodes:
- a CDS encoding 2-dehydropantoate 2-reductase, which encodes MGSVDANKKLQVLLVGSGGIGTMVAYALEKGGKAEVAAVLRSNFEAVFENGFTIHSVDHGEVRDWRPTSILDSIPSVNEESWRAPYDYVIVATKNIPDIPPQITDIIAPAITPGHTAIVLIQNGLNIERPFFSAFPANPILSGITFSGAIESPPGTINHHNHERTFIGVFDNPIATSYSQKSRAIAAARRLVDAYTACGPEVDCTYEPDVAYSRWRKLLYNASYNGVAAILGMDTSRMRFTEHIIDDLIRPLMQEIRATAKAAAGVELEEKLIETMITADGYDKFFKPSMLQDVEKGRFIEFENLVGEPLREAERVGVETPTLKVVYGLLKGLQFKARERYLEDMVVPRSGEGLRYGGFEKS